Within Deltaproteobacteria bacterium, the genomic segment TAATGATTACAGAAACATTGTAAAACAAATAAAGGAATACCTTTGCTATCTAGAGGATATGGGCATAAGGGAGATACAATATAAGAAGTCAGAAGTCAGAGGTCGGAAGTCGGAAGATTTGACCGAAACTATAGGCACAGGGCTTAATATACGAAACTTGAATATTGAGTCTGGGGTCTTGAGTCTTGAATCTATTAAAGAAGAACTCGGTTACTGCAAAAGGTGCAATCTCTATAAAACTAGGACAAATATCGTTTTTGGAGTTGGAAATCCAAATGCAAAACTTATATTTGTCGGTGAGGGTCCTGGCGAAGATGAAGACCTGCAAGGTGAGCCGTTTGTGGGCAAGGCAGGACAACTTCTCACAAAAATTATTGAGGCAATGGGTTTAAATAGGCAGGATGTTTATATATGCAATGTTGTTAAGTGCAGACCGCCACAGAACAGAAATCCTGAACATGATGAAATATCAGCATGCAAGCCGTTTCTTGAGAAACAGATTGATACAATAAAGCCGCAGATTATCGTTGCACTAGGCAACCATGCTGCTCAAACGATTCTTAATACAGACAGAGGCATAACAAAAATCAGAGGACAGTTTTTTTATTACAGAGATAACATTAAGGTCATGCCGACATATCATCCATCTTACCTTTTGAGAAACGAGAGCAAGAAAAAAGAGGTTTGGGAGGATATGCAGAAGGTCATGGCTGAACTTGGGCTGGAGAAAAAGGCTAAAGATTAAACAATTCTGTTTATCTGTTTCAAAGAAGATGTTGTAAAGAAGATTGCAAAATAAAGTAATCCTTGATATATTCTGAACATGAAAAAAATATTGCTCACCTTTCTTTTCACAATATTTATCCACATCCCTGCATATGCCCAGACCATCCACTACCTGAAGGTTGAAGGCATTGTCAATCCTGTGATGTCTGAATTCATAATCAAGGGGATTGAGAATGCCTCAAAGAAAAAGGCAGAGGCTATTATCATACAACTTGATACCCCCGGCGGGCTTGATTTGTCAATGCGGGACATCACAAAGGCAATACTCTCTTCTGATGTGCCTGTTGTTGTCTATGTTGGCCCGAGCGGGGCAAGGGCTGCGTCAGCAGGCGTATTTATCACATATACAGCCCACATTGCTGCAATGACACCCGGGACAAATATCGGCGCTGCACACCCTGTTGCAATGGGCGGCGAAAAGATGGATGAGACAATGTCAAAAAAGGTTGAAAATGATGCTGTTGCATACATAAAAGGGATTGCAGCAAAAAAACACAGGAACGCAGATTGGGCTGAAAAGGCAGTGAGAGAAAGCGCATCCATCACAGCAGAAGAGGCATTGAAGATAAATGTAATAGAGATTATTGCCCCTGACAGAAATGCGCTCCTTGAGGCGATTGACGGCAGAAAGGTTGAGGTAACATCAGGTGAAAGGATTTTAAAGACAAAGGGCGCAGAGGTTAAAGATATTGAAATGGGTTTGAGATTAAGCATATTAAATGCAATAAGCAATCCCAATGTTGCGTATATCCTGATGATGATAGGTCTTATCGGCATATATTTTGAACTTTCAAATCCCGGCGCAATCCTGCCGGGTGTTGTGGGCGGCATATGCCTGATACTTGCATTCTATGCAATGCAAACCTTATCCGTAAATTATGCAGGCATACTTTTGATAGGTCTTGCTATTTTGTTTTTTATAGCAGAGATAAAGGTTGTGAGTTTCGGACTTTTGACTATTGCAGGGATTGTCGCCTTAACACTTGGTTCTTTGATGCTTTTTGAATCACCGCTTCCATTTATGAAACTATCTGTATGGGTTGTCCTGCCAATAGTCCTTATGTTCACAGCCTTATTCCTTGGCGCTATGTATTACGCTATTAGAATAAGACAGCGGATGCCTGTGAGCGGAAAAGAAGGTCTTATTGGTGTAATAGGCACTGCAAACACAGATATATTAAATGAGGGTAAGGTCTTCATAGAGGGTGAATACTGGGATGCATGGAGCGATGAACCGATAAAGACAGGAGAGAAGATAAAGGTTACAGAGGTGCAGGGCTTAAGGTTAAAGGTAACAAGACAACAGAATTAGGCTGCTGAAAGTTTTTCATTCGGTCTGGAAGTCTTCCTGTCTTCTTCAGATACCTTGCAATACCATAGGCAAAGACAAGCGGTATGTAGAGCAGAAAGAGGCATATTATCTCTTCATTATCATAATTGTTATAGCGGTTGCAAAGAAATTGTAAAAATATTTTATTTATCATTGCACACTCACCCTTAATACCTGCTCTGTAACCGCACCTGTTACTTCCTATCTTGCCTGCATCTCTTTTTCCCTTACCTCAAGTTCCTGATGGAGTTTTTCTGCATTCTTTCTTATATAGTCCCGAACCTTTGCATCAAGTTCTTTGACCCTTTCCAGATTGTTCTTGAACGTCTCCAAATCAAGACGGGCGAGGGAATAAAGTTCCCCTGTAGCAGGGTGCTGCCAGTGGTCAACCACCTCAACACCTGAAAAGGTCATGGCAGTAACTGTCTTTATTGCCTGTTCTACATGCTGTTCTTCTGCTGTAACCTTCACATCACCTGCCATTGTGGATGCAGCATAGTCTTTCATGAGAGATGCTGTATAGAATTGGAAGACCTTTGCAATCTCATTCCTTGCCCTGTTATCAGCTGCGGTCCTCATAAGCGATGCATTCTTGATACCAACAGCAGAACCGATACCATAAAATACCTTGCCCCTTTCACCGCCAAAGGCGCCGCTGCCGTTTACAACCCATTTTGGCGCATTCCAATCCTGGATTGGGGTATCTGCCTTCATCTCTTTGCCGCCACATCCTGAAAGGATAAAGACCCCAATTACTACTAAAAGATAAAGTTTTGTTAGACGCTTCATTTTACCTTCTTTTTGATTTTTAATTCTTTTTGTTCACTGTTTGTCAAAATCGGATTATTTGACATATTCAGCCATGACATAAATCTTTTTTCTTAGCCCTTTGTCTATAACTGATGGAATGAATTTATTCAGGAAGGCAAAGAACCTTTCAGGTCTGCCAATATAGACCTCATTCCTATCCTTTAATACCGCATCAACAACTATAGAGGCAACCTTATCTGGCGCATCAAGGTTCATACCTGTCCTTTCTGCCATTTCAAAAAACTCCTTTGATTGAGAGGTCTTTGTTGCCCTTGGCGCAATATATGTAACCCCAACACCTGTGCCTATTAGTTCCCTTCTAAGCGCCTCTGAAAAACCCCGTATTGCATATTTGCTTGCAGAGTATATGCCGAAGTAAGGAAAGGAAAGACTGCCAAACATGGAACCGATATTTACAACCCTTCCTGTGCCTCTCCTTAACATTCCTGATAATACCGACTGTGTAAGCCTTATAGGTGCGTATACATTAAGCATAATCGTAGTCAGCACTTCCTTATCCGTATGGCTTTTGATAGGTTTGAATACTGTAATACCTGCATTATTGATAAGTATGTCTATGTCGCCAAGTTCCTTCTCTGCCCTTAACACAATATCCTTGAGCCCATCTTCCTTTGTTATATCTGCTGCTATGATGCTTGCCTTGACACCCCTTGCCTTACACTCCAGAGCAATCGGGTTAATAGATTCCTTCCTTACATCTACAAGTGCAATGTTTACACCTTCTCGCGCAAAGGCAAGTGCAATTTTGCTGCCTATGCCGCCGCCTGCACCTGTTATTATTGCATTTCTACCCTTTAATTCCATAGTCCCTCCTTTACCTTTTTAAGTAACTCCTGCCTTTCTTTTGCCATAACCATTGTAGACCAGTAACATCCTGAACAGTCCTTTGCCTCCTTCCACCACTCATCTTTAAATCTTTGGTAATTACCCTTATCTCTAATATCAAAAATTGTAAACATTTGCGCCACCTTGCCCCTTACATTAATACAGTTCATAAGCCCCCCATCAGCATCTATAGTAAGCCGAGGAGGTGCGGATGCATCTTTACATGAGAAACACTTCCAGTTCAGGTCAACACCAAAATCAGGGATGCCTTTTATATAAGACTCTGTTGGAAGGATAGTTGCCCCCTGCCTTTTCATTGCTAAAATCTCCTCTGTTATCCCTTTAAGTCTTTCCCTGTGTTCGTCCATAAGTCTATAGTTCTTATCTGCAATATCTATCTTGTCCCAGTTATCACCCTTACCCCAGATAACAGGGCAGATATTTACCCATATCCCATCATCGCAGAGGCACTTGACCACATCCGCAACATTACTGATATTCGTCCCGGATATAACAATGTTGGCGCACAGGTATGGAACACCCAGAGCCTTTAATCTTTTAAGCATCTTCATGCCTGCACTTGATTTTTTAAGGTCATGCAGTTCATTGTTTTTACCCCCTATAACATCTATGCTTGCCACATAAGCCTTAAGCCCTGCATCCACCATCTCCTTTAGTTTCTTATCATTAAAAACCGAGTTTGAGACAATGGAATACTCCATAGATGTATTGTTCAGGTGTCTTATCAGTTTTCCAAGACCATCCACTACTGTGGGTTCACCGCCTGCTATGTTTATGAACCTGATGCCAAGTCCTTCAAGGATATTAAAGACCTCTATCCACTGGTCTGTACTTAGTTCTTGCGGAAGTTCTGTCTTTATAATCTTGCAGTATTGACACTTAAGGTTGCACTGCCTTGTTAGATATACAGAACTCTCTATAATATCAGTCTCCTGCAGTAATTCTGGTGTTACCCTGAACTTTTCCCATAAGAGGTCAGGTGTGTAATCCTTTGGTGTTAATTTGCCGCATAAGTTTTCCATCACTAATTTTCTCCTCTTCCGTTTATTTGCCTGATTCCTTGCTAATCCTTTCTTTTAATCTCTCTGCCTCTTTTTTATCCCTCAAATCTTCAACTATCTTTTTAGGATTGAGTTCTGCATCAAGGATTATATCTGCCTCTTTAAGAGATTTGTCTATCTTACCTGCATGGTATAAAGATTCTGCATAGAAGAGATGATTGGTAAGGTTTTCCGGACCTGTCCCAACAGCAAGAGAAAGTAATCTAAGCGCCTCTTTCTTGTCAGGCCATGAAAGGATAAGAGGTATGTATGGCGCCTTGAAGTGAAGCCTCCCAAGCGCCCTGTATCCGCCGCCATCAGCATACTTTGGATCTAATGAGATAACCTTCTCTGCAAAACCTCTTATCTTTTCTGCAACCCCCTGTCTTGCTGATGCAATAATGCCGTTTGCCTCCCCCCATCTGCCCCAGCACCCTGACATCTGATAATTTATGGCAACACTGTTAGGGTATCTCTTTATACCGTATTCTCCTATCTTTATTGCCCTGTTTAATATCTCTTTTTGCCTTGCAGGGTCTTTCTCTGCATAGGTTGCATAAAAATACGATGCCTTAAGTATCTTCTCTATCAGTTCCTCTGAAGGTTCACCTGTTTCATACGCCTTCAGATATGAGGATAATGCATTTTCAATCGGCAGGGTATCTGCCCAATCACCATCATTGTTTTCTCCCCTCTGATTAAAAAAGTTGTCCCCCCTTTCTATCCATTCCCTTTGAATTTCAGAGCCATATGATACAGAAGATATGGCAAAAAACATGATAAATACTGTAAGTACCTTAAACTTTAACATTATTGTAATACCTCCTTTCCTTTATAGGTTTCCATTATCTCTTTTCTTTTTAGTCTTCCATCTTGTGTAGCCGTGCCTTTTTCTGCTGTCCAAGGTTCGTTGATAACGGCAATAGATTTTACATGGGCATATTCAGGCAGATTGGATGAAACTGCATGAATCTCCTTAAGCATCTCTTCCAGAATCAAAGGGTGATTTAGCATCTTGTTGCCTCTTGTATTAATATCAAGTCTTACTAACGCATATTTTAACCATAAAGGATTAGGAACAATCAGTGCAGAGGGATAAGGCTTGCCATCTCCATATACCATAACCTGCGTTATTGCCTTGCTTGCGGCTAGTTCCGCCTCTATCCATTCAGGCGAGATATTTCGCCCATTAGACAAAACAAATATATTATCCTTTCTTCCTGTTATATATAAATACCCCTCATTGTCCATGTAACCCATATCCCCTGTAGCCCATGATAATAGTATGGCATTCACAGGTTCATTGGTGTAACCTGCCATGAGTCCATCACCACTTACAAGTATCTCGCCGTCTTTTGCTATTTCTACCCTTGCATGCTCCAGCGGCATACCAACACTGCCTGCCCTGTTAATGCCTTCTCCATTAAGTGATACAACAGATGTACATTCAGAAAGCCCGTAACCCTGATAAAGTGGAATTCCAATTTCTTTACTTTTTTCTATAAGAACATTGGACAAGGGAGCGCCGCCGCAGGCAACAAACCTTAAATTGTGAAATTTGCGAGTGAAATACTTGAACCTTTCCAGACCCTTAATAACAGCATCAAGGATAAATGGAACAACTATAAGAGATGTTGGGTTAAAATCTGAAATAAGTCTTATAATGTTTTCAGGTAGATGGACAAGATTGTTAGGATTGTATCCTA encodes:
- a CDS encoding SDR family oxidoreductase, with product MELKGRNAIITGAGGGIGSKIALAFAREGVNIALVDVRKESINPIALECKARGVKASIIAADITKEDGLKDIVLRAEKELGDIDILINNAGITVFKPIKSHTDKEVLTTIMLNVYAPIRLTQSVLSGMLRRGTGRVVNIGSMFGSLSFPYFGIYSASKYAIRGFSEALRRELIGTGVGVTYIAPRATKTSQSKEFFEMAERTGMNLDAPDKVASIVVDAVLKDRNEVYIGRPERFFAFLNKFIPSVIDKGLRKKIYVMAEYVK
- a CDS encoding AMP-binding protein translates to MQLWNAIEHWSSVSPDRESILPFTYRALKESILRVVKHLPHVLEKRVGLFMTNSPLWGIYDIALMLKGAVVVPLPVFFSQEQIRHIISDANLDILIIEPCLINRLEGSFPLKINPTIISSQSLEVLLKDGSDVQVSELKVSGDRLVKIIYTSGTTGSPKGVMIRLKAIESVTNSLILRTKADSNDRHLSLLPLSTLLEAIGGLYLPLTVGASIVYPLGYNPNNLVHLPENIIRLISDFNPTSLIVVPFILDAVIKGLERFKYFTRKFHNLRFVACGGAPLSNVLIEKSKEIGIPLYQGYGLSECTSVVSLNGEGINRAGSVGMPLEHARVEIAKDGEILVSGDGLMAGYTNEPVNAILLSWATGDMGYMDNEGYLYITGRKDNIFVLSNGRNISPEWIEAELAASKAITQVMVYGDGKPYPSALIVPNPLWLKYALVRLDINTRGNKMLNHPLILEEMLKEIHAVSSNLPEYAHVKSIAVINEPWTAEKGTATQDGRLKRKEIMETYKGKEVLQ
- a CDS encoding nodulation protein NfeD, producing the protein MKKILLTFLFTIFIHIPAYAQTIHYLKVEGIVNPVMSEFIIKGIENASKKKAEAIIIQLDTPGGLDLSMRDITKAILSSDVPVVVYVGPSGARAASAGVFITYTAHIAAMTPGTNIGAAHPVAMGGEKMDETMSKKVENDAVAYIKGIAAKKHRNADWAEKAVRESASITAEEALKINVIEIIAPDRNALLEAIDGRKVEVTSGERILKTKGAEVKDIEMGLRLSILNAISNPNVAYILMMIGLIGIYFELSNPGAILPGVVGGICLILAFYAMQTLSVNYAGILLIGLAILFFIAEIKVVSFGLLTIAGIVALTLGSLMLFESPLPFMKLSVWVVLPIVLMFTALFLGAMYYAIRIRQRMPVSGKEGLIGVIGTANTDILNEGKVFIEGEYWDAWSDEPIKTGEKIKVTEVQGLRLKVTRQQN
- a CDS encoding LPP20 family lipoprotein, translated to MKRLTKLYLLVVIGVFILSGCGGKEMKADTPIQDWNAPKWVVNGSGAFGGERGKVFYGIGSAVGIKNASLMRTAADNRARNEIAKVFQFYTASLMKDYAASTMAGDVKVTAEEQHVEQAIKTVTAMTFSGVEVVDHWQHPATGELYSLARLDLETFKNNLERVKELDAKVRDYIRKNAEKLHQELEVREKEMQAR
- a CDS encoding radical SAM protein; amino-acid sequence: MENLCGKLTPKDYTPDLLWEKFRVTPELLQETDIIESSVYLTRQCNLKCQYCKIIKTELPQELSTDQWIEVFNILEGLGIRFINIAGGEPTVVDGLGKLIRHLNNTSMEYSIVSNSVFNDKKLKEMVDAGLKAYVASIDVIGGKNNELHDLKKSSAGMKMLKRLKALGVPYLCANIVISGTNISNVADVVKCLCDDGIWVNICPVIWGKGDNWDKIDIADKNYRLMDEHRERLKGITEEILAMKRQGATILPTESYIKGIPDFGVDLNWKCFSCKDASAPPRLTIDADGGLMNCINVRGKVAQMFTIFDIRDKGNYQRFKDEWWKEAKDCSGCYWSTMVMAKERQELLKKVKEGLWN
- a CDS encoding uracil-DNA glycosylase, which produces MVGNNDYRNIVKQIKEYLCYLEDMGIREIQYKKSEVRGRKSEDLTETIGTGLNIRNLNIESGVLSLESIKEELGYCKRCNLYKTRTNIVFGVGNPNAKLIFVGEGPGEDEDLQGEPFVGKAGQLLTKIIEAMGLNRQDVYICNVVKCRPPQNRNPEHDEISACKPFLEKQIDTIKPQIIVALGNHAAQTILNTDRGITKIRGQFFYYRDNIKVMPTYHPSYLLRNESKKKEVWEDMQKVMAELGLEKKAKD